In Corylus avellana chromosome ca8, CavTom2PMs-1.0, the genomic stretch GGTATATGGCCGGTGATGCTGTTATGAGAGAGATTAAGAATGCTTAGATCTTTCAACTTATCCATCTCTTTTGGGATTTCCCCGGAGAGATTGTTTCGGCTGAAATCGCTGGAGGTGAGAGAAGTACAGAGAGCTATCGAAGATGGGATCTCACCGCTAAGGTTGTTGGCGCTGATGTTGATCCTCGAGAGCAAGTGGAGATGAAAGATTTCCTCCGGAATCTCACCGGTAAAACTGTTCATTTCCAGGGACAAAGTTTGCAGGTTTTTGAGATTTCCGATGGCCGGAGGGATTTTTCCGGTGATTCTATTGTTGGAAAGCGTGAGAATTCCGAGGACGTTTGCTGAGATTTTGGAGGGAAGCTCGCCAGAGAAGTTGTTGTCGTTGACCTCGATCTGTCCCACCAACGGCAAATTGAAAATCCTCTCCGGAATCGTCCCGTTGAGTAAGTTCTTGCTGATTCGGATTTTTGTTAACGACTTGCAGTCAGCGAGCTGCTCAGGAATTGGTCCGGTAAAGAAGTTTTCCATCAAAATCAACATATATAACTTCCCTCCTTTGCATAAATCCCGAGGAATCGAGCCTGTGAGATGGTTCGTAGCAACGTCAAGTTCTTTGAGTTTTCCATTCCGGCCCAGGTTCACCGGAAGTTCAAAGGTGAAGTTGTTCTCCCATAACTGAAGCACTTCAAGATTCGGAAGGTCTCCGATAAACGAAGGGATTGGACCGTAAAGGCTATTCTTAAACAGATGAAGTAGGCTAATATTTGTTAGCAGTGAGAAACTTTCTGGGATTTCTCCAATGAGATCGTTGATGGAAAGATCCAACTGTCTCAAGCGGACCAAACCATAAAGTTGAGGAGGTATATGACCTGTGAGGCGGTTGACTTGTAGAAACAACGCGTCCAAGTTCTTCAAAAGGCCAAGGCTCTTGGGAATCTCGCCGTGGAGGTTACAGCTCGCCATGTCAAGGATTTGAAGTGAGCTGAGCAATCCCAGCTCCGGCGGAATACCCCCTTCGAAAGAGTTGAAGTACCCTAAATACATGTGTTTGAGATTCTTTAACCGAGCTAAACTAGCCGGAACTTTGCCCATAAGTGCGTTTCCGTTCAAGCCAAGGAACTCGAGGCTCTGAATCTTCGAGTAACTCTCCGGAATTGGACCCGAAAAGTAGTTCCCTCCGAGACAAAGGTGTCTCAGGTTTTTCAAGCTCACCAGCTCAGTCGGAAGAGGCCCAGAAAAGTTATTGTTGTACGTGTCGAGAACCTCGAGCTGTGTCATTCCAACAATGATTTTTCCAGGAAAATTGCCGGTGAAGATGTTGTTAGAGATGTTGAGTATCTTGAGCGAGGTGAGCTTTTCTATCTCCTTCGGAAGTCTCCCCGTGAGATTGTCGCCGGAGATCGTTAGGTTCACCAGCCTGTCCAGTAACCCAATCTCCGGCGGCAGAAAACCGTAAAGAGGAGTATAAGACACGTTGAGAGAAACAACCCGTGAGTCGTCGTCACATGAAACTCCGGAGAAGGAGCAATGAGCCGTTGGAGACGAAGAGTCCTTCCAATCCTCTAGGCCCGAGCCTTTGTTCCCAGTCAAGGCCGACTTGAGCTTCAGCAGAACTTCGAGACCACTAGTGCCGGCAGAAGAGCGCGatgagaaaaggaagaaaactaGAGCAACATGGAGGAGCATACAAATGAAAAgggttctcatttttcttttgaacgCCGTTTATCTCTCCGGAGCTCAATTCAAAAGGGTATTCGCGCGGGCGCTATTTAAATGTCCCCTGTGTTGAACTGATCAAAGtgatttctttgtctttttcttagtgatggattaaaaaataaaaagaaaaaacagagcatattttttccaaaagaaaattaaggcaTCGTCACTAAGCTAggtaaacaaaacaaagcacctttaaaagaaataaataaataaccacaTATTTATATTacaattatctcataatatttttatcagTTACTCAGATTTTTGACATCAGGAAAACCACTGAAAAATAACTCAACAATAacatcataaatttttattattattttttaaaaaagtttagtGACGTGGCTTACTTATAACCACCCTTTATTCtccttaatttcttcttttttatttaacataTGGCACCATCCCGTTTAAAATCAAAGCCTAGAAGAATATAACAtaatcaaagagagaagataacacaaaaatatttgtatataattatattacaTTATGTGAgcaaatgagaaaaatataaattaatttaaaaggaaaatccTACTATACGTTTCTTCTTTAACATCGACACAATTATTGCCttgttttaaaatttcttctagattaTCATAACAGATGCCTGCCCTTTTGTAGGCATATATCATAGAATCAAACGAAAAGAAAGTTGCTTTCCCAATTATATATTCTCAACCGTGGGGACTCTCAAGAAGTTCACTTTGGACTTGGCTTTCAAATATTATCTTCTGCATTATTACAACAACGTacgtttttttctttaaataatcaATGACATAACAAACGTAAGAAGATGATTAATTGGACACAGCATATATAAAGTATTGTTCCTAAGTAGTTTGCATTGGGCATCTAGTGCGTGAGAACAAATTCATATTCTCACGAGTCACGGCAGTAGTAATTAGCTAGTGCCTAGTGGGGGCTTAGTTTAGAGTAAAATTTCATGTTCCttattctttttacttttttttttctcctttaattaattttctttcaccCCTTAGCCTCTCAACAGATGGCTGGATTAATGGTCAGAATATAACCCACGTACATTATTTGAGAATAAAGCCAGGGTTTCTTGAGATGCTATTTATAGATTGCAACTCCAATTAATAACCCATTACAAGAGGTTCCCTTAAGAGAAGCATGATTAAAATATACACTATCTTAATCCATAAATTTAGATTTATTGGTTTAGATCCAACAATGTAATGCTAATCACTAAAGTTAAGATTGTTTAGTTatacacactctctctcttttcatctAAACAACACTAAAAAGAACTTCAAGAGGAGAGAATATCTAAATTTAGATATT encodes the following:
- the LOC132190489 gene encoding receptor protein kinase CLAVATA1-like — encoded protein: MLLHVALVFFLFSSRSSAGTSGLEVLLKLKSALTGNKGSGLEDWKDSSSPTAHCSFSGVSCDDDSRVVSLNVSYTPLYGFLPPEIGLLDRLVNLTISGDNLTGRLPKEIEKLTSLKILNISNNIFTGNFPGKIIVGMTQLEVLDTYNNNFSGPLPTELVSLKNLRHLCLGGNYFSGPIPESYSKIQSLEFLGLNGNALMGKVPASLARLKNLKHMYLGYFNSFEGGIPPELGLLSSLQILDMASCNLHGEIPKSLGLLKNLDALFLQVNRLTGHIPPQLYGLVRLRQLDLSINDLIGEIPESFSLLTNISLLHLFKNSLYGPIPSFIGDLPNLEVLQLWENNFTFELPVNLGRNGKLKELDVATNHLTGSIPRDLCKGGKLYMLILMENFFTGPIPEQLADCKSLTKIRISKNLLNGTIPERIFNLPLVGQIEVNDNNFSGELPSKISANVLGILTLSNNRITGKIPPAIGNLKNLQTLSLEMNSFTGEIPEEIFHLHLLSRINISANNLSGEIPSSIALCTSLTSSDFSRNNLSGEIPKEMDKLKDLSILNLSHNSITGHIPYEMCELTSLFTLDLSYNNLAGRVPNCAQFVTFNYDSSLAGNPNLCSPSQVSCPLLPSQVQDSGQARGKFCSLVLIVFAVAFVTILLLMPPRQRCESKGGAGIVECGKAIPELKEVRRSLILGTGGPLS